A part of Miscanthus floridulus cultivar M001 chromosome 6, ASM1932011v1, whole genome shotgun sequence genomic DNA contains:
- the LOC136457553 gene encoding ubiquitin-conjugating enzyme E2 2-like, whose product MSTPSRKRLMRDFKRLMQDPPAGISGAPQDSNIMLWNAVIFGPDDTPWDGGTFKLTLQFNEEYPNKPPTVRFVSRMFHPNIYADGSICLDILQNQWSPIYDVAAILTSIQSLLCDPNPNSPANSEAARMFSENKREYNRKVREVVEQSWTAD is encoded by the exons ATGTCGACCCCTTCGAGGAAGAGGTTGATGAGGGATTTCAAACGGTTGATGCAGGACCCTCCGGCCGGCATAAGTGGCGCCCCGCAGGATAGCAACATAATGTTGTGGAATGCTGTCATATTTGG ACCTGATGATACCCCGTGGGATGGAG GTACGTTCAAGCTGACTCTCCAGTTTAATGAAGAATATCCAAACAAGCCACCAACCGTGCGCTTTGTTTCTAGGATGTTTCATCCAAACA TTTATGCTGATGGAAGCATATGCTTAGATATCCTGCAGAATCAGTGGAGTCCGATATATGATGTAGCTGCAATACTCACGTCGATCCAG TCATTGTTGTGCGACCCAAACCCGAATTCGCCCGCTAACTCTGAAGCTGCCCGCATGTTCAGCGAGAACAAGCGAGAGTACAACCGCAAAGTGCGGGAGGTCGTGGAGCAGAGCTGGACGGCGGACTGA
- the LOC136460171 gene encoding AT-hook motif nuclear-localized protein 26-like: protein MLEVAGGCDVVDSVAGFARRRQVGVCVLSGAGSVANVCIHQPDGGPGTVVTLAGRFDILSLSGSFLPPPAPPAATGLTVYLSGGQGQVVGATVAGPLLASGPVVIVAACFGNVAYERLPLDDNEPPQQQHLQQPLPPPQGMPGASSSPPPPLPLPGQHPLADQLPHSLMNGVELMTMEPSQPRTKQKCHRGDDERLLACMVLYACSVCLPGCRLLG, encoded by the coding sequence ATGCTGGAGGTCGCCGGCGGCTGCGACGTCGTCGACAGCGTGGCCGGGTTCGCACGCCGCCGCCAGGTGGGCGTGTGCGTGCTCAGCGGCGCCGGGAGCGTCGCCAACGTGTGCATCCATCAGCCCGATGGCGGCCCCGGCACCGTCGTCACCCTCGCTGGCCGCTTCGACATCCTCTCCCTCAGCGGCTCCTTcctcccgccgccggcgccgcccgccGCCACAGGGCTCACCGTCTACCTCTCCGGCGGGCAGGGCCAGGTGGTGGGCGCCACGGTCGCCGGCCCGCTCCTCGCCTCCGGCCCCGTCGTGATCGTTGCCGCCTGCTTCGGCAACGTCGCCTACGAGCGCCTCCCTCTCGACGACAACgagccgccgcagcagcagcacctGCAACAGCCTCTTCCTCCTCCGCAGGGCATGCCCGGAGCCTCCTCGTCGCCGCCCCCGCCGCTGCCATTGCCTGGACAACACCCGCTCGCCGACCAGCTCCCCCACAGCCTCATGAACGGCGTGGAGTTGATGACGATGGAGCCGTCGCAGCCCCGGACGAAGCAGAAGTGCCACCGAGGCGACGACGAgcgcctgcttgcttgcatggtACTGTATGCATGCTCTGTTTGCTTGCCTGGTTGTCGACTGCTGGGCTAG
- the LOC136457554 gene encoding uncharacterized protein isoform X1: protein MSAHSRWHPAMRERGFSPAGTSTYWWIRPCAGWILFLSLLFLFLFTAAAASAAAPEEEKFTEELLLRPLPDRKALAHFHFRSSAPPAASVGRHHHLFPKAISQLVKKYHISELELSFTQGRWNYEQWGGFDPMSTNNAKPPGVELWAVFDLPLSEIDATWKNLTHTLSGLFCASINFLESSTAFSAPRWGFKLNEGNLRYGALPREAVCTENLTPWLKLLPCRDKAGIASLLYRPSIYKGYYHSQKLKLRSSQSLGIILDQTLTVVLQPNTVSGEQLHSNHGQLQPNWSMRHLFNRKLSGKCLVSKSSRVFIEVDKGIVDNVNKSGSDLSWSNEFFVLSNSPDKLIKGQNHVEIQSSFLYLYDASNYTEEKPLDVGITWKLPLEWTCTPSPFHASRFLMGSGNERGSIALSFMSTNLHKQISGSPTDCSIKAVIFQVVPWYVKVYYHSLEIFIDGSRKTVSEVVDKIHVIPSEDKLLPGTLEMLLRFPCSMQSGTLTLDFDKGFLHIDEYPPDANQGFDIPSALVSFPEFSSARSYPEIDPVLGSPLLENFQEDSVVKSYTEVLLVPLTTPDFSMPYNVITFTCTVLALYFGSLLNALRRRIGEEERELKKTATRHGLIPRLVAKLRGQKVDPTVSGSSSESTGSKKLLFKVVFVAVAAVLFHYFSNNS, encoded by the exons ATGTCCGCACATAGCAGATGGCATCCGGCCATGAGGGAAAGGGGGTTCTCGCCGGCGGGGACCTCTACATATTGGTGGATCCGCCCCTGCGCCGGATGGATCCTCTTCCtgtccctcctcttcctcttcctctttacCGCCGCCGCGGCGTCTGCGGCGGCGCCTGAGGAGGAGAAATTCACGGAGGAGCTGCTCCTGCGGCCGCTCCCGGACCGCAAGGCACTGGCCCACTTCCACTTCCGCTCCTCTGCGCCCCCCGCTGCTTCCGTTGGTCGGCACCACCACCTCTTCCCCAAGGCCATCTCCCAGCTG GTTAAAAAATATCATATTAGCGAGTTGGAGCTATCTTTCACCCAGGGAAGATGGAACTATGAGCAGTGGGGTGGATTTGATCCTATGTCAACTAATAATGCAAAGCCTCCTGGTGTTGAGCTGTGGGCAGTTTTTGATCTTCCTTTGTCTGAAATTGATGCAACATGGAAGAACCTGACACATACACTCTCTGGCCTGTTTTGTGCATCCATCAACTTTTTGGAGTCTTCAACTGCATTTTCTGCTCCTCGTTGGGGATTTAAATTGAATGAAGGCAATTTGCGATATGGTGCATTGCCTCGTGAAGCAGTATGCACTGAGAATCTGACACCTTGGTTGAAACTTCTTCCATGTCGTGACAAAGCTGGGATAGCTTCTTTGCTGTACAGGCCTTCAATTTACAAAGGATATTACCATTCGCAAAAACTGAAACTGAGATCGTCCCAGTCACTTGGTATTATTCTTGATCAAACTCTGACTGTTGTGCTCCAACCAAATACTGTAAGTGGCGAACAGCTACATTCCAATCATGGTCAACTTCAGCCCAACTGGTCCATGAGACATCTTTTCAACAGAAAGTTGTCAGGGAAATGCCTTGTTTCTAAATCCAGCAGAGTATTCATTGAGGTTGATAAAGGCATTGTTGACAATGTTAACAAATCTGGGAGTGATCTTTCTTGGAGTAATGAATTCTTTGTATTGTCTAATAGCCCGGACAAGTTGATCAAAGGTCAAAATCACGTAGAAATTCAATCTTCTTTTTTATATTTATACGATGCTAGTAACTACACTGAGGAAAAACCTTTGGATGTGGGCATAACTTGGAAGCTTCCCCTCGAATGGACTTGCACCCCATCACCTTTTCATGCAAGCAGATTTCTTATGGGCAGTGGAAATGAAAGAGGGTCAATTGCTCTGTCGTTTATGTCCACTAATCTTCATAAGCAGATATCCGGCAGCCCAACTGATTGTTCAATAAAGGCAGTTATTTTCCAGGTTGTTCCATGGTATGTTAAGGTTTATTATCACAGCCTAGAAATATTTATAGATGGGAGCAGGAAGACTGTGTCAGAAGTAGTTGACAAGATTCATGTCATTCCTTCAGAAGACAAGCTTTTGCCTGGTACCCTGGAGATGCTACTAAGATTCCCTTGCAGTATGCAGTCAGGAACTCTGACATTGGATTTTGACAAG GGATTCCTGCATATAGATGAATATCCTCCTGATGCTAATCAAGGATTTGACATTCCTTCAGCTTTGGTTAGCTTTCCTGAGTTCAGTTCTGCTCGAAGTTACCCTGAAATTGATCCAGTACTTGGATCTCCTTTACTAGAAAATTTCCAG GAAGATAGTGTTGTGAAGTCGTATACAGAAGTATTGCTTGTTCCCCTGACAACTCCTGATTTCAGCATGCCATACAATGTCATCACCTTCACATGCACTGTCTTAGCTCTTTACTTTGGCTCATTATTGAATGCTTTGAGACGAAGGATTGGTGAGGAAGAGAGGGAGTTGAAGAAAACAG CCACAAGGCATGGGCTCATTCCTCGGTTGGTAGCTAAGTTAAGGGGGCAGAAGGTGGATCCAACAGTGTCAGGGTCCTCATCTGAATCGACTGGATCAAAGAAGCTGCTATTCAAGGTTGTATTTGTTGCAGTAGCTGCAGTTCTATTTCACTATTTCTCAAACAACAGTTAA
- the LOC136457554 gene encoding uncharacterized protein isoform X2: MSTNNAKPPGVELWAVFDLPLSEIDATWKNLTHTLSGLFCASINFLESSTAFSAPRWGFKLNEGNLRYGALPREAVCTENLTPWLKLLPCRDKAGIASLLYRPSIYKGYYHSQKLKLRSSQSLGIILDQTLTVVLQPNTVSGEQLHSNHGQLQPNWSMRHLFNRKLSGKCLVSKSSRVFIEVDKGIVDNVNKSGSDLSWSNEFFVLSNSPDKLIKGQNHVEIQSSFLYLYDASNYTEEKPLDVGITWKLPLEWTCTPSPFHASRFLMGSGNERGSIALSFMSTNLHKQISGSPTDCSIKAVIFQVVPWYVKVYYHSLEIFIDGSRKTVSEVVDKIHVIPSEDKLLPGTLEMLLRFPCSMQSGTLTLDFDKGFLHIDEYPPDANQGFDIPSALVSFPEFSSARSYPEIDPVLGSPLLENFQEDSVVKSYTEVLLVPLTTPDFSMPYNVITFTCTVLALYFGSLLNALRRRIGEEERELKKTATRHGLIPRLVAKLRGQKVDPTVSGSSSESTGSKKLLFKVVFVAVAAVLFHYFSNNS, from the exons ATGTCAACTAATAATGCAAAGCCTCCTGGTGTTGAGCTGTGGGCAGTTTTTGATCTTCCTTTGTCTGAAATTGATGCAACATGGAAGAACCTGACACATACACTCTCTGGCCTGTTTTGTGCATCCATCAACTTTTTGGAGTCTTCAACTGCATTTTCTGCTCCTCGTTGGGGATTTAAATTGAATGAAGGCAATTTGCGATATGGTGCATTGCCTCGTGAAGCAGTATGCACTGAGAATCTGACACCTTGGTTGAAACTTCTTCCATGTCGTGACAAAGCTGGGATAGCTTCTTTGCTGTACAGGCCTTCAATTTACAAAGGATATTACCATTCGCAAAAACTGAAACTGAGATCGTCCCAGTCACTTGGTATTATTCTTGATCAAACTCTGACTGTTGTGCTCCAACCAAATACTGTAAGTGGCGAACAGCTACATTCCAATCATGGTCAACTTCAGCCCAACTGGTCCATGAGACATCTTTTCAACAGAAAGTTGTCAGGGAAATGCCTTGTTTCTAAATCCAGCAGAGTATTCATTGAGGTTGATAAAGGCATTGTTGACAATGTTAACAAATCTGGGAGTGATCTTTCTTGGAGTAATGAATTCTTTGTATTGTCTAATAGCCCGGACAAGTTGATCAAAGGTCAAAATCACGTAGAAATTCAATCTTCTTTTTTATATTTATACGATGCTAGTAACTACACTGAGGAAAAACCTTTGGATGTGGGCATAACTTGGAAGCTTCCCCTCGAATGGACTTGCACCCCATCACCTTTTCATGCAAGCAGATTTCTTATGGGCAGTGGAAATGAAAGAGGGTCAATTGCTCTGTCGTTTATGTCCACTAATCTTCATAAGCAGATATCCGGCAGCCCAACTGATTGTTCAATAAAGGCAGTTATTTTCCAGGTTGTTCCATGGTATGTTAAGGTTTATTATCACAGCCTAGAAATATTTATAGATGGGAGCAGGAAGACTGTGTCAGAAGTAGTTGACAAGATTCATGTCATTCCTTCAGAAGACAAGCTTTTGCCTGGTACCCTGGAGATGCTACTAAGATTCCCTTGCAGTATGCAGTCAGGAACTCTGACATTGGATTTTGACAAG GGATTCCTGCATATAGATGAATATCCTCCTGATGCTAATCAAGGATTTGACATTCCTTCAGCTTTGGTTAGCTTTCCTGAGTTCAGTTCTGCTCGAAGTTACCCTGAAATTGATCCAGTACTTGGATCTCCTTTACTAGAAAATTTCCAG GAAGATAGTGTTGTGAAGTCGTATACAGAAGTATTGCTTGTTCCCCTGACAACTCCTGATTTCAGCATGCCATACAATGTCATCACCTTCACATGCACTGTCTTAGCTCTTTACTTTGGCTCATTATTGAATGCTTTGAGACGAAGGATTGGTGAGGAAGAGAGGGAGTTGAAGAAAACAG CCACAAGGCATGGGCTCATTCCTCGGTTGGTAGCTAAGTTAAGGGGGCAGAAGGTGGATCCAACAGTGTCAGGGTCCTCATCTGAATCGACTGGATCAAAGAAGCTGCTATTCAAGGTTGTATTTGTTGCAGTAGCTGCAGTTCTATTTCACTATTTCTCAAACAACAGTTAA